The following proteins are co-located in the Castor canadensis chromosome 5, mCasCan1.hap1v2, whole genome shotgun sequence genome:
- the Chgb gene encoding secretogranin-1 isoform X2, with the protein MQPIALLGLLGAALLAAVSSVPVDNRNHNEEMVTRCIIEVLSNALSKSSIPPVTPECRQVLKNDGKEVKDEEKNANENTKFEVRLLRDPVDVSEAHRPYSREEAGPPGEEDTQGQTKEDTEKRAEGGHSREVVDEPRGSLFPSDSQVSKEVDTHHSEKNEGEDREEEEGENYQKGELKEDASEGKHLEEPGETQNAFLNKRNQATARKKEELVTRSGTYSAGHSEEKTHSREKSSQESGEETRSQEKHPQESNIQPQSQEDSEESEEDATSQATKRRVRPRHHHGRSRPDRSFQEGNPPPEERGHALEESEEDNVGLGEKRVHHSIHYRASEEEPEYEEEVRSYPGVQAPEDLEEGHYGGRGSEEYRNPRPHSKESQEENKRNYPSSQLKNVVHRYNEESEEERGRDGGKGRHYRVRGGEPSAYSTPDTREEKRFLGEGYHRIQESQVDKAKRHPQNAWQEQGTNYLNYGEEGAQGKWRQQEDMRDPKENREEAGLQDKQYASHHTPEKRKRLGVLFNPYFDPLQWKSSRFERKDNMDDNFLQGEEENGLTLNEKNFFPEYNYDWWEKKPFSEDVNWGYEKRSFEKAPKLDLKRQYDRVAELDQLLHYRKKSDEFPDFYDSEEQMGTGHEAENEKDESDQRVLTEEEEKELENLAAMDLELQKIAEKFSQRG; encoded by the exons ATGGAAAAGAGgtcaaagatgaagagaaaaatgcaaatgaaaacacaaagttTGAAGTAAGATTGTTAAGAGACCCAGTTGATGTCTCAGAAGCCCATAGGCCCTACAGTAGGGAGGAAGCAGGACCTCCAGGGGAGGAGGACACTCAAGGCCAGAcaaaagaagacacagagaagCGGGCAGAGGGAGGACACAGCCGAGAGGTGGTGGATGAACCCCGGGGGAGCCTCTTTCCCTCTGACAGCCAAGTTTCTAAAGAAGTAGACACACACCATTCtgagaaaaatgaaggagaggacagggaggaagaagagggagagaactaTCAGAAAGGGGAGCTCAAGGAAGATGCCAGTGAAGGGAAACACCTTGAAGAGCCAGGAGAAACACAGAACGCTTttctcaacaaaagaaaccagGCTACGGCTAGGAAAAAAGAGGAGTTAGTGACCAGATCAGGTACATACTCTGCTGGGCACTCTGAGGAGAAGACACACAGCAGGGAGAAGAGCAGCCAGGAGAGTGGAGAGGAAACAAGGAGCCAGGAGAAGCACCCTCAAGAGTCTAACATCCAACCCCAGAGCCAGGAAGACTCTGAGGAAAGTGAGGAAGACGCTACCTCTCAGGCGACCAAACGACGCGTGAGGCCCAGACACCACCATGGGAGGAGCAGGCCTGACAGGTCCTTCCAAGAAGGGAATCCTCCCCCTGAGGAAAGGGGACATGCCCTTGAGGAATCTGAGGAGGACAATGTGGGTTTAGGGGAAAAGAGGGTCCACCATTCAATTCACTACAGGGCTTCAGAGGAAGAACCCGAATATGAGGAAGAAGTGAGGAGTTATCCAGGTGTCCAGGCTCCTGAGGACCTGGAGGAGGGACACTATGGGGGAAGAGGAAGCGAGGAGTACAGGAATCCAAGGCCTCACAGTAAGGAGAGCCAGGAGGAGAACAAGAGAAACTATCCCAGTTCACAGCTTAAAAACGTGGTACACAGATAtaatgaagaaagtgaagaagagCGGGGCCGTGACGGGGGAAAGGGACGCCATTACAGAGTCAGAGGAGGGGAACCAAGTGCCTATTCTACTCCTGAcaccagagaagagaaaaggtttTTGGGCGAAGGATACCACCGTATTCAAGAAAGCCAGGTGGACAAGGCAAAAAGGCATCCCCAAAATGCATGGCAAGAGCAAGGAACCAATTACCTCAACTATGGTGAGGAAGGAGCCCAAGGGAAATGGCGGCAGCAGGAGGACATGAGAGACCCTAAAGAAAACAGGGAGGAAGCCGGCCTTCAAGATAAACAATATGCCTCTCATCATACCCctgaaaagaggaagagattaGGGGTGCTGTTCAACCCATACTTTGACCCTCTCCAATGGAAGAGCAGCCGTTTTGAGAGAAAAGACAACATGGATGATAATTTTCTTCAGGGTGAAGAGGAAAATGGGCTGACCTTGAatgaaaagaatttcttcccagaGTACAATTATGACTGGTGGGAGAAAAAGCCCTTCTCGGAGGATGTGAACTGGGGATATGAGAAGAGAAGCTTCGAAAAGGCCCCCAAACTGGACCTGAAAAGGCAGTATGACAGAGTAGCTGAGCTGGACCAGCTCCTTCACTACAGGAAGAAGTCAGATGAATTTCCCGACTTCTATGACTCCGAGGAACAGATGGGTACAGGCCATGAGgcagaaaatgaaaaggatgaGTCTGACCAGAGAGTTCTGACAGAGGAAGAG gAAAAAGAACTTGAAAACTTGGCCGCAATggatttggaactacagaaaATAGCCGAGAAATTCAGCCAAAGGGGCTGA